The following coding sequences lie in one bacterium genomic window:
- a CDS encoding M28 family peptidase: MRFSAAGTLRAAVVALTMAGPAVPLAHAVPAAPDTAAMLARVRTLTAPALAGRGSGTSAVLAAADTITGWLAAAGLEPAFAGAWQQAVPLTGTGWAGQDLAGREDRNVAGVLPGRGSLADRWLVVGAHLDHLGRVVPAGDDAPPPGPDDYYPGANDNASGVTVVCDIIARLVGDADATDRRGIVFAFFGGEEVGLQGSARFVGEPPLPLDRVDAMINFDTVGRMTDRRLYVSGLGTTPAFADIVPAANSDGLDLSLGQGGWSGSDHMSFNTREVPVLFVFGGPYEDYNRPADTWDHLDPASLRDVAAYGARLVAAVASRPGPLPWRMVGEKDLREDGHVDGNRDTWFGSLPDFTEEIVGYKLAGVFDGSPAARAGLQKGDVLVRMAGEPIADLAGFTRVLRAHDPGDLVEVEVRRDGSPLRFTVVMGNRADRK; this comes from the coding sequence ATGAGGTTCTCCGCTGCAGGAACCCTCCGCGCCGCGGTCGTCGCGCTGACGATGGCCGGGCCCGCCGTGCCGTTGGCCCACGCCGTTCCGGCGGCGCCGGATACGGCCGCCATGCTGGCGCGGGTGCGCACCCTGACCGCCCCGGCCCTCGCCGGCCGGGGCAGCGGCACGAGCGCCGTCCTCGCCGCCGCCGACACCATCACCGGCTGGCTCGCCGCGGCCGGCCTCGAACCGGCCTTCGCCGGCGCCTGGCAGCAGGCGGTTCCCCTGACGGGCACGGGCTGGGCCGGGCAGGATCTTGCCGGACGGGAAGACCGCAACGTGGCGGGCGTCCTGCCGGGCCGGGGCTCCCTGGCCGACCGCTGGCTCGTGGTCGGCGCCCACCTCGACCATCTGGGCCGGGTCGTGCCGGCCGGCGACGACGCGCCGCCGCCCGGTCCGGACGACTACTACCCCGGCGCCAACGACAACGCCTCGGGTGTGACGGTCGTCTGCGACATCATCGCCCGCCTGGTCGGCGACGCCGACGCGACCGACCGGCGCGGGATCGTCTTCGCGTTCTTCGGGGGCGAGGAGGTGGGCCTGCAGGGCAGCGCCCGCTTCGTGGGCGAACCCCCGCTGCCTCTCGACCGTGTCGACGCCATGATCAACTTCGACACCGTGGGGCGCATGACCGACCGCCGACTCTACGTCAGCGGCCTCGGCACGACGCCGGCCTTCGCGGACATCGTGCCCGCGGCCAACTCCGACGGCCTCGATCTCTCCCTCGGCCAGGGCGGCTGGTCGGGCTCAGACCACATGAGTTTCAACACGCGCGAGGTGCCGGTGCTCTTCGTCTTCGGCGGTCCCTACGAGGACTACAACCGCCCCGCCGACACCTGGGACCATCTCGACCCCGCCAGCCTGCGCGACGTGGCGGCCTACGGCGCCCGCCTCGTGGCGGCCGTGGCGAGCCGGCCGGGCCCGTTGCCGTGGCGGATGGTGGGAGAGAAGGACCTGCGCGAGGACGGCCACGTCGACGGCAACCGCGACACCTGGTTCGGCTCGCTGCCCGACTTCACCGAGGAGATCGTGGGGTACAAGCTGGCCGGCGTCTTCGACGGAAGCCCCGCCGCCCGGGCGGGTCTGCAGAAGGGCGACGTCCTGGTGCGCATGGCCGGCGAACCCATCGCCGACCTCGCCGGATTCACCCGCGTCCTGCGCGCCCACGACCCCGGCGACCTGGTCGAGGTCGAAGTGCGGCGCGACGGTTCGCCCCTGCGGTTCACGGTGGTCATGGGAAACCGGGCCGACCGGAAGTAG